DNA from Streptomyces sp. NBC_01476:
CGATGATGGAGAACGCGATGGGCAAGGAGATCGCGGACGTGGCGCTGCGGCTGTGGACCCCGCAGGGCTCCGAGATCACCTTCGTCAAGCAGGTGGCGCCGACGGTGGAGGACCTCACCGGCCGCCGTACCGAGGCCGGTCCGCGGGCCGGCGACTACCCCACCGGTTCGTGGGGCGACGAGTCCCGCGACTACCACGTGGCGGTCCGGGTGCCGGCCGCCGGCGTCGGCCAGGAGATGCTCGCCGCCCGGCTGTCGCTGGTGCTGCCCCAGCCCGACGGCACGCCCCAGGTGCTCGGCCAGGGCCTGGTCCGGGCGGTGTGGACCGACGACATGGCGGCCTCCACCCGGATCAACCCGCAGGTCGCGCACTACACCGGGCAGGCCGAGCTGGCCCAGGTGATCCAGCAGGGCCTGGAGGCCCGCAAGTCCGGCGACATGGACGGCGCGACCGCCAAGCTGGGCCGGGCGGTGCAGCTGGCCAGTGCTTCGGGCAACGAGGACACCGCCAAGCTGCTGGCGAAGGTGGTGGACGTGGTGGACGCGGCGAGCGGTACTGTGCGGCTGAAGGCGAGGGTCGCCGACGCCGATGAGATGACCTTGGAGACGCGGTCGACAAAGACCGTACGCGTAAAGAAATAAGCAGGGGGAGCCGGCACCATGCCGATGTGTCCGAACGGCCATCAGTCGACCACTGACGACTGGTGCGAGGTCTGCGGCATCCGGATGGCCGCGCCGCCCGCACCGCCCTACGGGTCCCGTCCCGCGTCGTCCAGCTCGTCGTCGTCACCCGCCTCGACCCCGCCGACCTCCTTCTCACCGCCCGGTTTCGACGTCGAGGCGACCGCGGTGGTGGCGGAGCTGTGTCCGCAGTGCCACACCCCGCGCGAGGGCATGGCGCTCTTCTGCGAGGAGTGCCGCTACAACTTCCGCACCCACGCCGCGACCGTCTCCCCCGTGCTGCCGGTGACGCCGGCGCCCCCCGTGGGCCCTGTGGTGCCCGCGGTCCCGCCCACCGTCGCCGAGCAGCCGGCCTACGAGTCCCCGCTGTCGGCCCGCTCCGAGATCAACCGCCCGGCCGAGCCGCTGCCTTCGGAGTCGGTCACCTCGGGCTCCGGCGACTATCTGATCCCGCCGCCGTCCGGCCCTGCGTCCGGGTCCGGGCCGGCCCGGCAGGAGCCGGAGCAGCGGGGTACCGCGTGGATCGCGGTGATCGCCGCCGACCGGGAGTACTTCACCGCGATGATGGCCCGCAGCGGCCCCGAGGCGGAGAGCCTGTACTTCCCCGCCTACTCCCCCCAG
Protein-coding regions in this window:
- a CDS encoding FHA domain-containing protein; its protein translation is MPMCPNGHQSTTDDWCEVCGIRMAAPPAPPYGSRPASSSSSSSPASTPPTSFSPPGFDVEATAVVAELCPQCHTPREGMALFCEECRYNFRTHAATVSPVLPVTPAPPVGPVVPAVPPTVAEQPAYESPLSARSEINRPAEPLPSESVTSGSGDYLIPPPSGPASGSGPARQEPEQRGTAWIAVIAADREYFTAMMARSGPEAESLYFPAYSPQVRLPLIGNQITIGRRRHSTGEAPDIDLSRSPEDPGVSHKHAVLVQQPDGAWSVVDQDSTNGTTVNLGEDPIRPYTPVPLMEGDRVHVGAWTTITLKRA